A region of the Microbacterium sp. SL75 genome:
TCCGCCCGGCCGCTGTCTTCCTAAAGTGGATGCCATGAGACGAACGTCGACGACGGCCCTCGGGCTCACTCTCGCCTCGGTCGGCCTTCTGCTGCTCGCTGCCTGCGCGCCGACCGGCGAACCCGGAACCGCTGACTCCCCCACCCCCACCGCGATCGCATCGCAGACACCGGCCGGCGTTCCCGCGGTCTCGTCTCCGCGCGAGTGCGACGACGTCGATCTCATCGCCGACGCGACGGTCACCGGCGATGCTCTCTCGGCGTGCGTGATCGCATACTCGCGCGCCGCGGGCAGCGGCCACCTGCACCTGCAGTCGGCCGATCTGACGGGCGAAGCCGACTTCGTCTTCGGCGACGCACCCGCGACCTCGGGATCGGTCACCGGCTCCGACGGCACGCACGACTTGGTGCTCACCTCCGACGAGGCGTGGGTGAGCTTCGACGGCGCGTGGGTGCGCGCCGACGCCACCAGCAGCGACTACCGCGCGGTCATCGCCGCCACGATCGGTGAGACGTACCGGGCGTTCGCCGATCCCTCGGCCGCCGCAGCGCTGCTCGCGGCCGCTCCCGGCTGGACGGTGCAACCCGATCAGGACACCGTCTCACTGCCCGACGGCACCGAGGTGCGCGCGTGGCGGGTGCACGCGAACGGCTCCTTCTCGGCATCCGGGGTCGACGTGAAAGACATGACCGTGTGGCTCGGCGAGGGGCACCGCGTCGTCGCCATCCAAGAGACGGGATCGTTCGGCGGCATCGAGACCACCACGATGCAGCAGTTCACGGGGTGGGGCGAACCCGTGAAGATCGAGGTCCCGAAGGGCTGACCGCGCTCGGCTTCCTCGGCACGGCCCGCCGTGCTCAGTCGAGGCGCGTGAACCGCCAGCTCTTGCCGTTCTCACCGCACTCAGGCATGCGCGGGCTGTTCCAGTCGGGGTCGCGCAGCACGGAGCCGCCCTTGCCCGCGCGCAGGATGAGCGACGAATCGTCGAACTGCACCCGGATCCCCCACTCGCCGACGACCTCCCAGGTGGCGGGCCCGGTGTAGACGCCCGTCCCCGCGGGCGCGAAGCAGAGGTGCCGGCGGCCGTTGCGGTTCTGCCGCGCCTCGTCGCGGTCCTGACGCGTCACGTCTCCGCGAGGGGCATCGATGACCTCCGCCGTACCGTCGCGCTGCAGCCGGATCCGCATCTCGCTCCCGGGCGCGGATCCGTCCAAGGCCCCGCGCCACTCGACGGGAGCGACGGAATCGCGCACCGCGTGATCGTTGGCGCTGGTGAGACTCGCCCCCGCGACGACCGCGATGACGAGCACCACGATCGCCACCAGCAGGCCCCGGCGTTCCCGGAACACACGTGGAAGCCGCGGGGCGCGATCTGACGAGGACATGATGTGGAGCGTACGACGGCGAGTGTATGTCGGGCGTATCCTGCCACCATGAGCACAGGGGCGATCGTCCTCGCCGTCGTCGGTCTCGCGTTCATCCCGATCCTCGCCCTGTGCGGGCGCGGGGTCATCCCGAGGGGCTGGGGAGTCGGCATCCGGCTTCCCGCCATCCAGCAGAGCGACGCCGCGTGGAGGGCCGGGCACCGCGCCGCGCTGCTGCCCTATGCCGTGTTCGCCCTCGCGGCCGTCGGTGTCGCGGTTCTGCCGGTGGTGGCCCCGGCTCTTGCGGACGCCGATCCGGCCCTGACGGCGCTGGTCATCATCGCGGGACTCGTCGTGGGCGGGATCCTGGGCAGTCGTGCGGCCAACCGGGTGGCCTCCGACCGCGAGCGGCGCAACGTCTGAGCGGCCGGCGGTGCTGATGAATCCGCCCAGCGTCGACCGCCGTCGCCACGAATCCAACCTCGGGGTCAGTACCTGACGATCAGGTGCGTAGGTGTGCGCGTGGCGAAATCTTGCGATCCTGCCGCTGCGCGCCGAGCCGCCGACCGCGTGCTCGCGTCTCCACCGGTCACCGTCGCCGAGAGGACCACGAGTCGACGCAACGGTGACACATCGATCCGCACTGTGTAGGAGAAAGTCATGTCCCCCTTCACCCCCGGAATCACCCGCGCGACCGCCCTGGTCGCCGGGGCAGCCCTCGTCGGCGTTCTCGTCGTGGCCGCGCCCGCCGATGCTTCGCCGACCGGAGCGTCCACGGCGACGGCCGTCGACCGACAGGACGTCGGCGCCGAGGAGGTCAATGCGTGCCTCATCCGCACGCTCTTCGCCACGACGTTCACCGACCCCGACAGCCCGTTCGCTCGGGCGATCGCGGGTCAGCTCGTGGCTCCGGATGCCGTGACCCACGGCAGCGGATCAGCCTCGGGCCCCGAGGGTCTCCTCACCCAGTTCGCGGCCGACCGGGACCGCATTCCCGGCGCGCAGGCCGTGATCAAGCACCTCGCTTCCGATGGAGACCTGGTCGCGGTGCACTGGCAGATCGCCCCCGACCCGAGCGACGAGCGCCGCGGCGACGCGGCCGTCGACCTGTTCCGCCTCCGGGACGGCAAGATCGTCGAGCACTGGTCGCTCGACCAGGCGATTCCCACCGGCACCCCGGCCAGCGGCAACACGAACACGATGTTCAGCGACCTGTACCGCCCGTCGCGGCCCACCGCGCCCCCGACCGAGCAGCAGGAAGAAAAGAACCGTCTCTTCGCCGTCTCGGCGTATGACACGCTGTTCCGCGACAAAGACGTATCGATCCTCGATCGCGCGTTCGACCCCGCCTATCTGCAACACAACTCGGTCGCCCCGAACGGCACCGCCGCACTGAAGCAGTTCTTCTCGAGCGGGGTGCAGTTCCCGGCGCAGCAGTCGGTCATCTCGCTATCGGACGGCGACATCGTCTGGACGTTCTCGCAAGCCGTTGGGGCGAAGCCCGACGACCGGCTGCTGGCTTCCGATCTGTTCCGAGTCGACGGCGGGTTGATCCGCGAGCACTGGGACGTGGTTCCGGCGAGCTGACGCTGCGACGACGGAGACGCGGCCCTCGCGGGCTAGGAGCGGGCCGAGACCCGCAACGACGAGCGTGCAGCCTCGGTCCCGAACACCGCGTCGAGAAACAGCCGCGCCGCGCCGAGGATGCCGCCCGTGCGCGCGTGACGCGGCACGGCGACCTCGAGGTTCTCCGTCGCCATCGGCAGGCAGTCGGCCCAGAGCTTGGATTTGATCGCGGCTATGAAGACGTCTGACGCGCTCAGCGAGCCGCCGACGACGAGGCGGTCGGGGGTGAAGAAGTTGACGATCGTGGCGAGGACTCCGCCGGTCATACTGCCGGCCTCGCGCAACAGGCCGGTGGCGAGAGCGTCACCGTTACGGGCCAGATCGATCACGGTCTCGACATCCGAGACGTCGCGTCCGGCCTCCTGCGCCGCGCGGGTGAGAGCCGATCCGCTCGCCACGGCATCCAGGCAGCCGACACGCCCGCACGAGCAGGGAACGGGCGCGGCGCCGGGCACGGTCACGTGGCTGATGTCACCGGCCGCCCCACTCCGACCCGTGTAGAGCTGTCCGCCTGCGACGACCCCCGACCCGATGCCCGACCCGGCCTTGATGAACACCTGGTTGAGCGCCTCGGGGTCGCCACCGACGAGCTCGCCGACCGCCATGCAATTTGCATCGTTGCTGGCGAGGGCGGGCACTCCGAGGACCTCGGAGAGAAGGGCGGCGACGTCGACGTCGTGCCAGCCGGGCATACGCGACGGCGCGACGAGCCGGCCGGTCTCCGCCGACACCGGTCCGGGCAGCGCGATCGCTGCACCCGTCACCGTAGGAGCGCCATTCGCCTCGGCCAGAGCGTCGAGTTCTCTCGCGACGCGGCGGAGCACGGCATCCGGGCCCTCCACCAGATCCAGCACGAGGTGGCGATGGGCGAGGGGGGTGCCGGCGTAGTCGACGAGCCCGACCGTGCTGCGCTCGACTCCGAGATCGATGCTGGAGACCGTGCCGAGGTCGCCGCGGATGGCGAGACGGCGGGGTCGGCGACCGCCTCGCGAATCGTCGGTGCCGTCTTCGACGATGACACCGGACGCGATCAGCGGATCTACGCGTGCCGTGACGGTCGAGGGCGACAGCCCCGTGTGCGCGGCGAGCTCGGCGCGCGATCGTGCGGCGCCCGTGCGCAGCGGCGTCAGCACCGCGAGGGTCTGCGAGCTGAAGGACGGCAGGGCGACGGATTGAGACTGCACCCCTCCAGCTTAGTCCAAACTTGGAGTATCTGTCTCGAATTATCTCTGTAACATGGCGTTGTTAGTTTGATTTCACCAACGACGCGGAAATCTCCTCCCGCGTCGGCTGTACCCGACATCGCGGCGAGTCCGCGGGAAGGATCTGCGCCCGTGTCGACGCCCGCATCACCCTCCGCCCCGGCGGCGGCGCCCCTCGTGGCGGTCCGCGAGGTGCAGAAGCACTTCGGTGACCACCACGTGCTCAAGGACATCGATCTCGACGTCGCCCGCGGCGAAGTCGTCGTGATCGTCGGCCCGTCGGGCTCGGGCAAGTCGACCCTCTGCCGGTGCCTCAACCGTCTCGAGACCATCACTTCGGGCACCATCACGATCGACGGCGTGCCCCTGCCGAGCGAAGGCCGCGGTCTCGCCGACCTTCGCGCCGAGGTGGGCATGGTCTTCCAGTCGTTCAACCTGTTCGCGCACCGCACGGTGCTCGACAACGTCGCCCTGGCCCCGCGCATCGTGTCGAAGGTGCCGCTGAAGAAGGCACGCGAAGAGGGTCTCGCCCTGCTCGACCGCGTGGGCATCGCCGACAAGGCCGACCGCTTTCCCGGCGAGCTCAGCGGCGGTCAGCAGCAGCGCGCCGCGATCGCCCGCGCGCTGGCGATGAAGCCCAAGCTCATGCTGTTCGACGAGCCGACCTCGGCCCTCGACCCCGAGATGGTCAGCGAGGTGCTCGACGTGATCACCTCGCTCGCCGAAGAAGGAATGACGATGGTCGTCGTCACGCACGAGATGGGTTTCGCCCGGCGTGCCGCCGACCGCGTCATCTTCATGGACGACGGCCGCATCGTCGAAGACACCACCCCCGAGCGCTTCTTCACCCGCGCCGAGAGCGACCGCGCGCGGGCGTTCCTGTCGAAGATCCTCGCCCACTGACATCCTCCCCGCCCCCGACGCGGCTCGCTCCGCACGCACCAGCAACCGAAAGGCAGTACCCGTGATCTCCTCTCGCTCGATCCTTCGCCGAGGCCTCGTCCTCTTGGCGTCCGCGGCCACGGTCGCGTCTCTCGCCGCGTGCTCGTCCGGCACCGCGGCCGTCCCCGGGTCCGACCCCAGCGCCTCGGCCAAGGCCAGCAGCCTCGAAGAGGTCTACGCCAACGCCCCCGTCGCCGACGCCGCGGCCCTCATCCCGGACTCGACGATGGCCAAGATCAAGGCGCGCGGCAAGCTCATCGTCGCGGAGGCCCTCGACGCTCCCCTGCTGTCGCAGCAGGACCCCACCAACCCCGAAGACGTCCAGGGCTTCGACGCCGACCTCGCGAAGATGCTGGCCATCTACATCCTGGGCGAGCCCAACGTCGAGATCGTGCCGCCGGCATCCGAGACGCGTGAGGCCCTCCTCGCCAACGGCACCGTCGACGTCGTCTTCAACACGTACACGATCACCGAGAAGCGCGCCGAGCAGGTCGACTTCGCGGGCCCGTACCTCGAGTCGGGTCTGGCCGTCGCCGTCCGCAGCGACAACACCGACATCAACGGCATCGACGACCTGGGCGGCAAGACCGTCATCGTCGGCGCGAACACCCCGGCCGTCACGGCCGTGCCCGAGAAGCAGCCCACCGCGACCATCGTGAGCTTCGCCACCGACCCGCAGGCCCTCCAGGCCCTGACCCAGGGCCGCGGCGACGCGTACGTGCAGGACTTCACCCTGCTCGCGAGCCACGCCATCGACGACAAGAGCATCAAGGTCGTCGGCCAGCCCTTCACCAGCGAGGCGTACGGCATCGGCCTGAAGAAGGACGACGCGCAGTTCAAGTCGTTCATCAACGACTGGCTGAAGAAGATCCAGGACGACGGCTCCTGGGCCAAGATCTGGGACGCCACCCTGGGCTCGGCCGTCGAGACGAGCGCTCCGACTCCCCCCGCGATCGGCAGCGTTCCCGGCTCCTGAGCCACCGACCGACCGGCGCCCGTTCCGCACATGACGGGCGCCGGTCTCCCTCTTCCCTCCCGCTCTCCTGAGGACCCCATGGACTTCTTCGCCTCGAGCGCCGGACCGACCGCGCAAGCGCTCGGAACGACGATCCTGCTCGCCGTCTCGGCCGGCATCGGGTCGATCGTGCTGGGCACGCTCGTCACCGCCGCGCGCATCAGCCCCGTGCCGGTGCTGCGCTGGGCCGCCTTCGCCTACGTGCAGTTCTTCGTCAACGTGCCGCTTCTGGTGCTACTGGTGCTGGCGGTCTTCGCCTTGCCGGATGCCGGATTCCTCCTGCCCCTGACCCCAACGGCCATCATCGTGCTCACTCTCTACGAAGCGGCGTATGTCGCCGAGGCCGTGCGAAGCGGAGTGAACACCGTGAGCCGGGGCGAGATCGAGGCCAGCCGGGCGCTGGGCTTCTCGCTCGGTCAGACGCTGCGCGTGCTCGTCATCCCCCAGTCCTTGCGGGCCGCGATCCAACCGATCGGCAACGTCATGATCGCCCTCACCATGAACACCGCCCTGGCCGCCGCGGTGGGCGTCGTCGAGCTGACGAGCGCGGCCAACAAGCTCAACCTCGTCGAGGCTCAGCCCATCCTGATCTTCACCGCGGCGGGGCTCATCTACATGGTGCTCGCGCTGGCGATCGGCCTCACCGCCGGCCGCCTCGAGAAGAAGCTGAGGATCCGCCGATGAACTCCACCCTTTCGCTCTACGACGAGCCGGGGCCCCGCACCCGCCGACGCATCCTCATCTGGTCGGTCGTCAGCGCCGTCGTCATCCTGGGTCTGATCACCCTCGCCCTCGTGCAGTTCGCGTCGAAGGGCCAGCTCGACAGCGACCGCTGGCTGCCGTTCCTCGACATCGCGATCTGGGAATACCTCGGCGTCGGTCTGCTCGGCACGCTGCAGGCCGCTGCCCTGACCGCCGTGTTCGGCTTCGTGCTCGGCCTGCTGCTCGCGCTCGGGCGCCTCAGCCGCGTCCGCTGGATCAGCTGGCTCTGCACCGCCTACATCGAGATCGCCCGTACGGTCCCCGTGCTGCTGCTGATCTACCTCATGCTGTTCGGCCTTCCCCAGCTCGGCCTGAACTTCCCGGTGCTGTGGAAGCTCGTCATCCCGCTCACGATCGCCAATGCCGCAGCCTTCGCCGAGATCATCCGTGCGGGCGTCCTCGCCCTCCCCCGCGGGCAGGCCGAAGCCGGTCTCAGCCTCGGCATGACCCGCTGGCAGGTCGACCGCAAGGTGGTCCTTCCGCAGGCCCTGCGCTTCGTCGCGCCTTCGCTCGTGGTGCAGCTGGTCAGCCTTTTGAAGGACACCTCGCTGGGCTACATCGTCGCGTTCACCGAACTGCTGTACCGCGGCCAGGTGCTGTCGAGCTTCAACGGCCTGCTCATCCAGACCTTCGTGGTCGTGACCGTGATCTTCCTCGCGCTCAACGGCGGCCTCTCGGGTCTCGCCGCCCGCCTGCAGAAGCGACCGGGCCGCCGCAGCCTCGCGACCCCCGCGAAGGTCGCTCCGGCCGGTCTCACCACCCCGAACGCCCCCGTCGACCGCTGACCCGCCCTTCCGCCCCGGCATCGAAAGAACCACCCATGACGTCCCTTCCCCCCGTCCCCTCCCCGCTGGCCGACCTCGCCGTCGTCATCCGTTCGGGTGTCGTCGAGAGCCGCCACCTCGGGTCGATCGCGGCCCTGGCGGCCGACGGATCGGTGGCCTGGCAGACCGGAAGCGGTGAGCAGATCCTGCCCCGCTCCACGGTCAAGCCCGTGCAGGCCCTCACCTGCCTGCTCGCCGGTGCGGACATCGACGGCGCCGATCTCGCTATCGCCGCGGGCAGCCACACCGGCGAAGACGTGCACGTCGACGTCGTTCGCGACCTGCTGACCCGTGCGGGCCTCGACGAGAGCGCCCTCGCGTGCCCGGTCGACTGGCCCGAAGACGAGCCCACGCGCGAACGCCTCATCCGCGACGGCGAGCAGCGCTCACGCGTGCGCATGAACTGCTCCGGCAAGCACGCCGCGATGCTCCTCGCGTGCGCGGTCAACGGGTGGGACACCGCGACCTATCTCGACCCCTCGCACCCCCTGCAGCAGCTCGTGCGGTCGACGCTCGAGCGCCTCTCGGGCGAGACGGTGGCGCACGAAGCCGTCGACGGGTGCGGGGCGCCCCTGTTCAGCGTCTCGCCCCTCGGCATCGCCCGCATCTTCCGCGCCCTCGTGACGGGCGCCCCCGGCACGCCGGAGCGGAGAGTGGCGGATGCCATGCGGTCGTACCCCCGCTTCGTCGGCGGCGACCACCACGCCAACACCGACGCCATGCTGCGCGTACCGGGGCTGCTGTCGAAGGGCGGCGCCGAGGGGGTGATCGGCATGGCGACGGCCGACGGGGCTGCGGTGTCGATGAAGATCCTCGACGGCAACCCCCGCGCGACGACGCTCGTCGCCCTCACCGTCCTCGAAGCCCTGGGCGCCGACATCTCGGGCGCGGGCGACCTCGTCGAGCTGCCGATCCTCGGCGGCGGGGTCCCGATCGGCTCGATCGAGGTGGGTCGCGACGTGCGGGAGTGGCTCGACGCCTCGGCAGCGAGCGCCGCACCGTGACGACCGCCGCAGACCCGGCATCCCTCGCCGAGAAGTCCTCCACGCGCGCCCGCGCCCTCGTGGAGATCTGCGTCGACGACCTCGCAGGGGTGCTCGCCGCCGAGCGGGCGGGCGCCGATCG
Encoded here:
- a CDS encoding SdpI family protein; protein product: MSTGAIVLAVVGLAFIPILALCGRGVIPRGWGVGIRLPAIQQSDAAWRAGHRAALLPYAVFALAAVGVAVLPVVAPALADADPALTALVIIAGLVVGGILGSRAANRVASDRERRNV
- a CDS encoding amino acid ABC transporter permease; the encoded protein is MDFFASSAGPTAQALGTTILLAVSAGIGSIVLGTLVTAARISPVPVLRWAAFAYVQFFVNVPLLVLLVLAVFALPDAGFLLPLTPTAIIVLTLYEAAYVAEAVRSGVNTVSRGEIEASRALGFSLGQTLRVLVIPQSLRAAIQPIGNVMIALTMNTALAAAVGVVELTSAANKLNLVEAQPILIFTAAGLIYMVLALAIGLTAGRLEKKLRIRR
- a CDS encoding amino acid ABC transporter ATP-binding protein codes for the protein MSTPASPSAPAAAPLVAVREVQKHFGDHHVLKDIDLDVARGEVVVIVGPSGSGKSTLCRCLNRLETITSGTITIDGVPLPSEGRGLADLRAEVGMVFQSFNLFAHRTVLDNVALAPRIVSKVPLKKAREEGLALLDRVGIADKADRFPGELSGGQQQRAAIARALAMKPKLMLFDEPTSALDPEMVSEVLDVITSLAEEGMTMVVVTHEMGFARRAADRVIFMDDGRIVEDTTPERFFTRAESDRARAFLSKILAH
- a CDS encoding glutamate ABC transporter substrate-binding protein encodes the protein MISSRSILRRGLVLLASAATVASLAACSSGTAAVPGSDPSASAKASSLEEVYANAPVADAAALIPDSTMAKIKARGKLIVAEALDAPLLSQQDPTNPEDVQGFDADLAKMLAIYILGEPNVEIVPPASETREALLANGTVDVVFNTYTITEKRAEQVDFAGPYLESGLAVAVRSDNTDINGIDDLGGKTVIVGANTPAVTAVPEKQPTATIVSFATDPQALQALTQGRGDAYVQDFTLLASHAIDDKSIKVVGQPFTSEAYGIGLKKDDAQFKSFINDWLKKIQDDGSWAKIWDATLGSAVETSAPTPPAIGSVPGS
- a CDS encoding amino acid ABC transporter permease, which gives rise to MNSTLSLYDEPGPRTRRRILIWSVVSAVVILGLITLALVQFASKGQLDSDRWLPFLDIAIWEYLGVGLLGTLQAAALTAVFGFVLGLLLALGRLSRVRWISWLCTAYIEIARTVPVLLLIYLMLFGLPQLGLNFPVLWKLVIPLTIANAAAFAEIIRAGVLALPRGQAEAGLSLGMTRWQVDRKVVLPQALRFVAPSLVVQLVSLLKDTSLGYIVAFTELLYRGQVLSSFNGLLIQTFVVVTVIFLALNGGLSGLAARLQKRPGRRSLATPAKVAPAGLTTPNAPVDR
- a CDS encoding asparaginase, which codes for MTSLPPVPSPLADLAVVIRSGVVESRHLGSIAALAADGSVAWQTGSGEQILPRSTVKPVQALTCLLAGADIDGADLAIAAGSHTGEDVHVDVVRDLLTRAGLDESALACPVDWPEDEPTRERLIRDGEQRSRVRMNCSGKHAAMLLACAVNGWDTATYLDPSHPLQQLVRSTLERLSGETVAHEAVDGCGAPLFSVSPLGIARIFRALVTGAPGTPERRVADAMRSYPRFVGGDHHANTDAMLRVPGLLSKGGAEGVIGMATADGAAVSMKILDGNPRATTLVALTVLEALGADISGAGDLVELPILGGGVPIGSIEVGRDVREWLDASAASAAP
- a CDS encoding ROK family transcriptional regulator, translating into MQSQSVALPSFSSQTLAVLTPLRTGAARSRAELAAHTGLSPSTVTARVDPLIASGVIVEDGTDDSRGGRRPRRLAIRGDLGTVSSIDLGVERSTVGLVDYAGTPLAHRHLVLDLVEGPDAVLRRVARELDALAEANGAPTVTGAAIALPGPVSAETGRLVAPSRMPGWHDVDVAALLSEVLGVPALASNDANCMAVGELVGGDPEALNQVFIKAGSGIGSGVVAGGQLYTGRSGAAGDISHVTVPGAAPVPCSCGRVGCLDAVASGSALTRAAQEAGRDVSDVETVIDLARNGDALATGLLREAGSMTGGVLATIVNFFTPDRLVVGGSLSASDVFIAAIKSKLWADCLPMATENLEVAVPRHARTGGILGAARLFLDAVFGTEAARSSLRVSARS
- a CDS encoding nuclear transport factor 2 family protein is translated as MSPFTPGITRATALVAGAALVGVLVVAAPADASPTGASTATAVDRQDVGAEEVNACLIRTLFATTFTDPDSPFARAIAGQLVAPDAVTHGSGSASGPEGLLTQFAADRDRIPGAQAVIKHLASDGDLVAVHWQIAPDPSDERRGDAAVDLFRLRDGKIVEHWSLDQAIPTGTPASGNTNTMFSDLYRPSRPTAPPTEQQEEKNRLFAVSAYDTLFRDKDVSILDRAFDPAYLQHNSVAPNGTAALKQFFSSGVQFPAQQSVISLSDGDIVWTFSQAVGAKPDDRLLASDLFRVDGGLIREHWDVVPAS